TTAAAATTAACTGCATAAAGGGTCAACCCAGTGATTATTAAAATTATTATTGTGCTGCTGTTACTATTTATACTTTTCAACTTGTTTAGAGCGCTATTTATTATGGTGACCGACAAATCTGGCGGTCGGCCTATGTCGCATTTTTTAGGCCGTCGTGTGCTGTTTTCTGTGGTAGTTTTGGTGATGGTGATAGCCGCTGTAAAACTTGGTTTTATAAAGGCTAATCACTCACCATTAACCGTTACAACACATATACAAAAACAAATAAACACAGCCACACCACATCAACAAAATGCCAGTACCAAGCCGCTGCTTGAAACGCAAAATGTTTATCTTTCGTAAAATGGCCTTTTAAAATACGCACAAATACAACAAACAAAATAATGGCGCCAAGGGTCACATGCATGCCATGAAAACCTGTCAGTAAAAAAAATGTATTGCCGTAAATGCCTGCATCTAGTGTTAGATTTAGCTCGTTATAGGCATAAATATATTCTTCTACCTGCAATGCTAAAAAGCACACGCCCAATAAAATGGTTGCTCCCAACATCACTTTTAGCGGTTTACGTTTATTGTTTTCAATAGCTACGTGAGCAAAGTGCAAAGTAACCGAAGACGCTAATAAAATAAGCGTATTAATAAGGGGTAAGCCCTGCCATCCCATAGCTTGCGTGGTTTCACCTGCTGGCGTGGTTAGTAACGGCCATACTGCCTCAAAGGTAGGCCAAAGCACTTCGTTGGTCATCGCATTATTCCCAGCCCCACCTAGCCAAGGCACCGACAGTATGCGGGCGTAAAATAATGCGCCAAAAAAGGCCATAAAAAACATAATTTCAGAGAATATAAACCAGCTCATTCCTTGTCGAAATGAGCGGTCCATTTGCGCTGAATACAAGCCCTGATCAGACTCGCTAATTACATTTTTAAACCAACTAAAAATCATATATAGCAGCACTGCAATGCCTGCATATAGCAGGTACACACCGCTGCCCCCTTCACTTTCTAAATTCATAACTGTTAACGCCGCACCCACTGCAATAAAAAATAACGCCACCGCGCCCACTATGGGCCAAGGGCTTTGCTCGGGTACGTAGTAGTTTTCATAATCTTGATTCATGTTACTTGCTCCTAGTTTTTCACTAGACATGCAGGCTAGTTATTACTTGCTACCAGCTGCTCACTAATATCAAATACGGTGTACGATAAAGTTAGCTCTTCTACGTCGCTCGGCAGAGCAGTATCTACATAAAACAGCAGTTTAAACTCAAGTTCTTCACCCGCTTTTAGCGGTTGTTGATCAAAACAAAAGCACGCTATTTTATGTAAGTACTTAGCCGCCTTTCCAGGCGACACAGAAGGCACCGCTTGCATTACTTTATCGATATCACTGGTGTTTTTTGCGCTAAACATTACCTCACGCATAGCACCCGGTTTCACATCAACACTGTATTCTTTTGACTTAACAATAAACGGCGCACCACTTTGCGCATGGGTTGTAAAGCTCACACCTATCTCTCGGTTTTCAGTGATTTGTGTACTTTGCTTAGCTTGCTCAAGCGACGGCTTGCCATTAAGCCCGGTTATGTCGCAAAACACGTCATATAAGGGCACTAAGGCAAATGCAAAAGCAAACATACCTATACAAATAAGAATTAGGCGCTTTAATAGCGGTGCATGTGTCATTATTTAATTTCCGGCGGTGTAGAAAAAGTATGATACGGCGCAGGAGAGTCTACTTCCCACTCTAAACCTTCAGCACCATCCCATACTTTTGCAGGCACTTTATCGCCCCCTCGGGCACACTTAATTACCACAGCCACAAAGAGTAACTGCGATAAACCAAAGGCAAACCCACCTATGCTTATAATCGCGTTAAAGTCAGCAAACTGCAGAGCGTAATCGGGAATGCGGCGAGGCATACCTGCCAGCCCAACAAAATGCATAGGGAAAAACAGCACATTAACGCTTACCAGCGATAACCAAAAATGCCACTTAGCCAAGGCAATGTTGTACATATTGCCCGTCCATTTAGGCAACCAATAATAAGCGCCTGCCATAATAGAAAATATTGCCCCCGTAACTAACACGTAATGAAAGTGCGCCACCACAAAGTAAGTATCGTGATATTGAAAATCAGCTGGTGTTATAGCCAACATCAACCCCGAAAAGCCCCCCAAGGTAAATAGCACAATAAATGCAATACTAAATAACATGGGTAC
The genomic region above belongs to Pseudoalteromonas sp. MM1 and contains:
- a CDS encoding DUF2909 domain-containing protein, giving the protein MIIKIIIVLLLLFILFNLFRALFIMVTDKSGGRPMSHFLGRRVLFSVVVLVMVIAAVKLGFIKANHSPLTVTTHIQKQINTATPHQQNASTKPLLETQNVYLS
- a CDS encoding cytochrome c oxidase subunit 3, coding for MNQDYENYYVPEQSPWPIVGAVALFFIAVGAALTVMNLESEGGSGVYLLYAGIAVLLYMIFSWFKNVISESDQGLYSAQMDRSFRQGMSWFIFSEIMFFMAFFGALFYARILSVPWLGGAGNNAMTNEVLWPTFEAVWPLLTTPAGETTQAMGWQGLPLINTLILLASSVTLHFAHVAIENNKRKPLKVMLGATILLGVCFLALQVEEYIYAYNELNLTLDAGIYGNTFFLLTGFHGMHVTLGAIILFVVFVRILKGHFTKDKHFAFQAAAWYWHFVDVVWLCLFVFVYVL
- a CDS encoding cytochrome c oxidase assembly protein produces the protein MTHAPLLKRLILICIGMFAFAFALVPLYDVFCDITGLNGKPSLEQAKQSTQITENREIGVSFTTHAQSGAPFIVKSKEYSVDVKPGAMREVMFSAKNTSDIDKVMQAVPSVSPGKAAKYLHKIACFCFDQQPLKAGEELEFKLLFYVDTALPSDVEELTLSYTVFDISEQLVASNN